A single window of Larimichthys crocea isolate SSNF chromosome XII, L_crocea_2.0, whole genome shotgun sequence DNA harbors:
- the LOC104920932 gene encoding A-kinase anchor protein 8-like isoform X2 — MKHISVKPAESSNTRTADTVAKTPPPPPRKRAAKSSAVKWKSSFKPVGGEEEGEEDDNSPDKSSPERVELYNPYDPASSDSEHEMPQCQDHNRSPADQDNNLGHQHLSPSRGCRDNRHWDSSYSEPGNRPLDRRDLNPETRPTECRNLSPGRRLPERCAFSPDAESLVPPGYGSMSRPVDHRVRSPDRLIHSSSTQRFPASYAGQRTNGEEIIPIAEYRRETTTVRLSPPRLQRDYQHQPGYMKTGLGELTPSTEKIRNGSKKIIMDKSPITCDLCEVELANGQELQDHLESKTHWFTLEHIQQENNYDDMAIAFLQEVMLFKSRQCSRAIEGSVLQALQENDHMTKIEIFHCAACNIFLSTSAASVQTHITSQEHLTNTKEFEVQQRRTCLNKAETMMKELKPQFEHFLKGGSPFE; from the exons ATGAAACACATCTCTGTGAAGCCAGCCGAAAGTTCAAACACCAGGACAGCTGACACGGTTGCTAAGacgccgccaccaccaccccgGAAACGCGCAG CGAAATCTTCTGCTGTTAAATGGAAGTCTTCATTCAAACCAGtggggggagaggaagaaggagaagaagacgaCAACTCACCAGACAAGAGCAGTCCAGAAAG AGTTGAGCTTTATAATCCTTACGATCCTGCCTCGTCAGACTCTGAGCACGAGATGCCACAATGCCAAGACCACAACCGCTCCCCAGCTGATCAGGATAACAACCTGGGACACCAGCATCTCTCCCCAAGTAGAGGCTGCCGTGACAACCGCCACTGGGACTCATCCTATTCTGAGCCAGGGAACCGACCCCTCGACAGGCGTGACTTAAACCCTGAAACCAGACCCACTGAGTGTCGGAATCTCAGTCCAGGTCGTAGACTGCCTGAACGATGTGCTTTCAGCCCAGACGCTGAATCACTTGTCCCTCCAGGTTATGGCTCCATGAGTAGACCTGTGGACCACAGAGTCCGCAGCCCTGACAGACTTATTCACAGCTCCTCCACCCAGAGGTTCCCTGCATCTTATGCAGGACAGAGGACTAACGGGGAGGAGATTATACCAATCGCAGAATACAGGAGAGAG ACCACTACCGTTAGATTATCTCCACCCAGGTTACAGCGGGACTATCAGCATCAGCCAGGATACATGAAAACAG ggctGGGTGAACTCACACCTTcaacagagaaaataagaaacgggagcaaaaaaataataatggacAA GAGCCCCATCACCTGTGACCTTTGTGAAGTTGAGTTGGCCAATGGCCAGGAGCTGCAGGATCACTTAGAATCCAAGACTCACTGGTTCACCCTGGAGCACATCCAGCAGGAGAATAATTATGATGATATGGCTATAGCCTTCCTGCAG GAGGTCATGCTGTTTAAAAGCCGTCAGTGTAGCCGAGCTATAGAGGGTAGTGTACTTCAAG ctCTCCAGGAAAATGACCACATGACAAAGATTGAAATTTTCCACTGTGCGGCTTGCAACATCTTCTTATCCACATCTGCAGCCTCAGTGCAGACTCACATTACCTCTCAGGAACACCTCACCAACACAAAG GAGTTTGAAGTGCAGCAGAGACGTACTTGCCTCAACAAAGCAGAAACCATGATGAAGGAGCTGAAACCTCAGTTTGAACACTTCCTGAAG
- the LOC104920932 gene encoding uncharacterized protein LOC104920932 isoform X1 — protein sequence MKRQSNVPFSPSAPVYKQPQPGRIPLEFREAMKHISVKPAESSNTRTADTVAKTPPPPPRKRAAKSSAVKWKSSFKPVGGEEEGEEDDNSPDKSSPERVELYNPYDPASSDSEHEMPQCQDHNRSPADQDNNLGHQHLSPSRGCRDNRHWDSSYSEPGNRPLDRRDLNPETRPTECRNLSPGRRLPERCAFSPDAESLVPPGYGSMSRPVDHRVRSPDRLIHSSSTQRFPASYAGQRTNGEEIIPIAEYRRETTTVRLSPPRLQRDYQHQPGYMKTGLGELTPSTEKIRNGSKKIIMDKSPITCDLCEVELANGQELQDHLESKTHWFTLEHIQQENNYDDMAIAFLQEVMLFKSRQCSRAIEGSVLQALQENDHMTKIEIFHCAACNIFLSTSAASVQTHITSQEHLTNTKEFEVQQRRTCLNKAETMMKELKPQFEHFLKGGSPFE from the exons ATGAAGCGTCAGAGTAATGTCCCCTTCAGTCCTTCAGCTCCAGTGTACAAACAGCCGCAGCCTGGAAG AATACCGCTTGAATTCAGAGAAGCCATGAAACACATCTCTGTGAAGCCAGCCGAAAGTTCAAACACCAGGACAGCTGACACGGTTGCTAAGacgccgccaccaccaccccgGAAACGCGCAG CGAAATCTTCTGCTGTTAAATGGAAGTCTTCATTCAAACCAGtggggggagaggaagaaggagaagaagacgaCAACTCACCAGACAAGAGCAGTCCAGAAAG AGTTGAGCTTTATAATCCTTACGATCCTGCCTCGTCAGACTCTGAGCACGAGATGCCACAATGCCAAGACCACAACCGCTCCCCAGCTGATCAGGATAACAACCTGGGACACCAGCATCTCTCCCCAAGTAGAGGCTGCCGTGACAACCGCCACTGGGACTCATCCTATTCTGAGCCAGGGAACCGACCCCTCGACAGGCGTGACTTAAACCCTGAAACCAGACCCACTGAGTGTCGGAATCTCAGTCCAGGTCGTAGACTGCCTGAACGATGTGCTTTCAGCCCAGACGCTGAATCACTTGTCCCTCCAGGTTATGGCTCCATGAGTAGACCTGTGGACCACAGAGTCCGCAGCCCTGACAGACTTATTCACAGCTCCTCCACCCAGAGGTTCCCTGCATCTTATGCAGGACAGAGGACTAACGGGGAGGAGATTATACCAATCGCAGAATACAGGAGAGAG ACCACTACCGTTAGATTATCTCCACCCAGGTTACAGCGGGACTATCAGCATCAGCCAGGATACATGAAAACAG ggctGGGTGAACTCACACCTTcaacagagaaaataagaaacgggagcaaaaaaataataatggacAA GAGCCCCATCACCTGTGACCTTTGTGAAGTTGAGTTGGCCAATGGCCAGGAGCTGCAGGATCACTTAGAATCCAAGACTCACTGGTTCACCCTGGAGCACATCCAGCAGGAGAATAATTATGATGATATGGCTATAGCCTTCCTGCAG GAGGTCATGCTGTTTAAAAGCCGTCAGTGTAGCCGAGCTATAGAGGGTAGTGTACTTCAAG ctCTCCAGGAAAATGACCACATGACAAAGATTGAAATTTTCCACTGTGCGGCTTGCAACATCTTCTTATCCACATCTGCAGCCTCAGTGCAGACTCACATTACCTCTCAGGAACACCTCACCAACACAAAG GAGTTTGAAGTGCAGCAGAGACGTACTTGCCTCAACAAAGCAGAAACCATGATGAAGGAGCTGAAACCTCAGTTTGAACACTTCCTGAAG